A stretch of DNA from Verrucomicrobiia bacterium:
TCCTGCTCGATCTCCCGTAAGGTCAAAGGCCGCTTGGGTTCTGGCTTCATCCGTGTTCCTTTGGTTCGTGGTTGCCCCTTTGCACCCAGGATCGGAACCGTTACCAACTCATTATGGGGGCAGTGTCAAGATGCGCCCGGAAGCCTCTGAAACCCCAAATTTAGAGATTGGCCTGCCAGTGCAACCGGCTACTTCTGTCGCCAAGTCATCCATAGCCCTAGGAACGCAAAAAAAACATTCGGACCCCAAGCAGCGAGGATTGCCGGCAGGCGACCGCTCGTGCCCATGGCCATGCCGAAGCGTTGCATGACATAGAAGGCAAAGAAAATGATGATGCTGCTGGCCACACCACCGAAGACATTGCGGCGACCTGTCACAGCTCCGAAGGGAAGCGCGATAAAAATAGCTACCAAGCAGGTCCAAGGCGCTGCGAGCCGTGTGTGCAGGCGAGTCAGCAATTTGGCTTTCGTGTCCGGTGCCATATCCGGATGCATGTGGATGTAGTCCCGCATTTCTTCCAGTGAAAGATAACCGGCTTTCGAGGCTTTCACCGCGCTGAGGCTGTTGCTCACTTTTACTTCGCTGCGGATACTGGAGGGCGTCTCGGTGAAGAGCGGCATCTCCATGCGATTCGTCACCGTTTTGTTTTCTGGCGCTGATTCCGAAGAGATGAAAACCATCTGGAGTACATTGGTGAAAACCCAGGTATTCCCAGTAAAACCACCGCTCTTGCTGATGATCACCTGACGCGTGCCATCGGGCAGATTCCATGTAACCTGCGCATCGCGGAAGGCACCACTCTCAAGGTGATATTGGCTGATGTTCCACGTGCGGCCTTCACGCGGATTTCGGAAATTAAAATTCCTAAGCACCTTGTTATCTGAGGTTGTGCCCTTCTTGTTCCGCACCAGCAATTCTTCCGCTTTCTCGTTCGTATTCTTGAGCCACACGTCATTCAACACAAAGAGGGCGACACTGAAAAATATGCCCACCAAAAAATACGGCACACTCAGACGCCAAAGGCTAATGCCTGCCGCCCGCATGGCCACCAATTCCGAATGCCGAGCGAGGTTTGTGAGTGTGTAGAGCAGTCCGAGCAACAGACCGACCGGCACAATCACCAGCAGCAAGTCAGGTAACCGATAGGCGTAGTAGAGTAGCAAGGAAACCCCGCCCAGACCCACCTCACGGTAGTCGGAAAGGTTGCTGATGAGGTCGAATGCGATCCAAAAAACCAGAAATGCACCCAGGCAATAGCTGAGCGGCACGGCCAATTCACGCAGGAGATAACGGTCCAATAAACGCATCGACCCTTGGACACTAGACAAGGCAAAGCGTCGAAGCAAGCGCGCCCGAGCGAATACCAAGCTTTGAATAGCTGATTAATTTAAATCATAAATTATTTATGGATAGGCAGTTGCGATTTTATAAATCCAAAAAACAAAAATTTCTACTTGCGCAAAGTTTAAATATACATAATCTCGACCAAATTAATGTAGTATATGAATCAACGCCCGACATCAAACAACGACGCAGCAGTGAATTCTGAAGAGGATTGGCTGGCTGTGGTTCGCCAAAAGGTGTCTGCTCTACGCTTCGGGGTGGTGCAGGTGGTGGTTCATGAATGTCGCGTCGTGCAGATCGAATGCACTGAGAAGGTGCGTCTCGATAAGCCCGGTCGCGATACGGAATAGACCACATTGATACGCGACCCGGCTGCGGGCGCA
This window harbors:
- a CDS encoding LptF/LptG family permease, which codes for MRLLDRYLLRELAVPLSYCLGAFLVFWIAFDLISNLSDYREVGLGGVSLLLYYAYRLPDLLLVIVPVGLLLGLLYTLTNLARHSELVAMRAAGISLWRLSVPYFLVGIFFSVALFVLNDVWLKNTNEKAEELLVRNKKGTTSDNKVLRNFNFRNPREGRTWNISQYHLESGAFRDAQVTWNLPDGTRQVIISKSGGFTGNTWVFTNVLQMVFISSESAPENKTVTNRMEMPLFTETPSSIRSEVKVSNSLSAVKASKAGYLSLEEMRDYIHMHPDMAPDTKAKLLTRLHTRLAAPWTCLVAIFIALPFGAVTGRRNVFGGVASSIIIFFAFYVMQRFGMAMGTSGRLPAILAAWGPNVFFAFLGLWMTWRQK
- a CDS encoding YezD family protein, encoding MNQRPTSNNDAAVNSEEDWLAVVRQKVSALRFGVVQVVVHECRVVQIECTEKVRLDKPGRDTE